The DNA region CGCCTGCGAACGCCCCAACGCCTGCACCGAGGGTGCGAGCCGCGCATAGAGCGTGACGGTCTCTGCCAGGGGCGCGCGGTTTTTCTGGGCGATCTCGAAGAGGGCCGCGTCGGCGCGGTTGAACTCCTCTTGCGAGGTGACCGCGAGCTTGAGGCGCGCCTGCAGGTTCTTGTACTGGTCGGCGACCTCGACCAGTTCGCGCACCCCCAGCCCAAGGCCGATCGCGCCGCCGATACGTGAGAGCACCTGGCCGACCTGGGCGGCTTCGCCGCGCAGGCGGGCGAGATTTCCCTGTACGGACTGGAAGGCCCGTCGCGTCTCATCGACGGCGGTGATGAGGATCTGGGCACGGTTACCGGCCACGTTCAAACCTTCGACATTGCTTTACGGATGGCCGCCGTCAGGCGGGGAAGATCGCCTCGCACCGAGCGGGCGAGGTCGAACCGTTTTCTCAAGCTCACGCGTCGCACGAGCACGGCGATGGGAATCTCCTGGCCGCGCCGCACGCGCCTGGCGCCGGTGCGCTCCCGCTCGGCACGGCGAAAGCGCGCGAGCGGCCGGGCGTTCTCGGCGATGTTCTCGGCCATCAGGATCTGCCGGCCGTTCTTCTCGATGAAGAAGGCGTTGCCGGAGCGCATCAGGGCATCGATCACCCGGGCGAACGCCTTGCGCCCGATGCGCCGGTGCTGCGGCAGCAGCGGGACGAGCATCCGCCCTCGGATCGTTCCGCCCTGTTCGTGGATACCCAGCCAGGGCACTTTCGAGCCGATGTAGAGGGCCGGGAATTCCTTGGCCTTGCGGTCGAACACCTTGGCGTGCATCGAGCGGAGGAACTTCGGCTTCACGACCTTGAAACCGGCGCGCATTTCGCCCCGCGCCCGCTCGGCCATCGCCTTGCCGGTGTCGCGCATCGCGCGGGCCACGGCGGTGTGGATCGCCTTGCGGGTGTCGCCCTGCCAGGCGCTGAAGCGCCGCCGATCCAGCAAACCGTCAGCGACCAGATCGATCTTCATCACGCATGCCCCGATGGAGTTCGGCCTGGAGCTCACGGATGCCGTCGCGACTGCCCTGGGCGGCAGCGGTCATGACGGCAAGCCGGGTGGCGAGCCGTTCGTGTTCGAGGCGGCGATCGGCGGCGAGGAAGGTGTTCAGCTGGCCCAACGTGTAGCCGAGGATGTCCGGGTAGCGGTGACCGCCCCGAATCAGGCGGGCGATGGCGTCAGCCCAGCCAGACGGCCGTTCAGACGCTGCGCCAGATCGCCGACTTTCGGCGCGATCCGGCGCACGAAAAAATCCGCGTTCACCTCGAACACGGTCGCCGCCAGGGTGATGGCATCGTCGAGGGCCAGCGCGTCCACCCACTCGCGCGGTTGGCGACTGGCGATCGCCAACGCGGTGAGCAAGGCATCGCCGTGGTCCGAGAGCAAGGCGAGCCAGTCCGGCTCGTCCGCCAGTCGTTGCGCGAAGGGCTGCACGGCCTTGAGCATTGCCGGCAGCTCGCCGAGCACCAGCGGGCTGATCGCGAGGCGTTGGCCGGCCAGATCCACAACTTGAGGCTGCGGCACGAGAACATCCAGATCGGAAGCACTCATCGTCATCCCCCTCACAGCAGCACGATGCGGCCGAACTGGCCGAGGTCGCCGGCGGCGGGCTTGAGCGTGTCGGCCAGCACTTGGCCCGAAAGCTCGAACTTCAGCAGCTCGTCGGTGATGACCGAGAGCTCCTTGGCCGGATTGATGGCCACGCGGTAGAGATCGATCACCACCTCGCGGTTGCCGTCGGCGGTATTGAGTCCCTCGAAGCGCACCCAGCGCTCGGGCAGCGGCTGGGTGAACATCGCGGTGACCGATGCCGTGCCGTAGGCGTAGTCGGCCTTGAAGGGCTCGACGTAGGGTCCGCCGGTGGCGGCGTCGAGGATCACCAGCGAGCCGTGTTTGGTGTTCACCGAGTACTGCGCGGCCGGCAGGGTCTTGGGGGTGGCGCTGGAGTCCTTCACCACCACCGAGGAGACGTCCTGCTTGGCGAGCAGGTAGAGGCTGCCGGGGGTGACCGGGTTCGGCAGCGCCTCCGCGGTGACCGTGCCCGGGGTCTGGGCGGTGGTGGCGCCGTAGAGGGCGAGCGCCAGGTTGGTCGCGATGAGCTCCTCCAGGGTGCAGGCGAACTCGCCCTTCTTGGTCTTGATGAGCTGCAGATCGGTGAGGCGCTGGCCGCTCACCGACTCCTGGTGCTCCAGGGTCTCCACAGAGAGGGACACCTTGAGCTCGGGCACGTTGCCCACGTAGGCCAGGCCCTGCGGGTTGCCGAGTGCGTCGCGGGCGCCGATGTAGACGCGCCCCTGTCCGGAAAAGTAAGGCATGGTCAGTCTCCTTTACGGGTCTTGATCGGGGTCTGGGGTTGAGGGTCGGCCGGCCGCGCGGCTCCGCGCTCGATCAGCCATTGGGCGGCTGCCTCGTCGAGATCGAGGATCTCGCCGGGGGAGTGGAGTCGGCCGGCGTGGGTGTGCGGTTCGATGAGTTCGATGTGCATGGTTCCTTATCCTTGTCGGGTGAGGTCGGAGGCTAGGGTGCGGTAGCGGATCTCGTAGCGCGCGGGCACGGCCAGGGCTTGGCTGTCGGCGTCCTCCGTGTCCCACTCGCAGTCGATCTCGCGGACGCCCAGAGCCAGCCCGCCGAGGCTCGGCTCGGCCATCAACGCGCCGTGCGCCGCGACGATGAGCGCGTCGGCCACGTCGAAGGCGTCGCCTTCGCGCGCGAGCGCGACCAGCCTCAGCGTCAGGGCGCGGTCGAGCCGGTCGTTCGCCTGCGCGAGGACCTGATCGCCTTCGATGAACAGCAGGAGCGCGGGGCTCGCCTCGCGCGAGAGCGGCACGGTGGGCTGGCGATGCAGCGGCGTCGGTGCGATCGCGGGACCGATACGCGCCACGACCGCCCGGACCAGGCGCTCGCGGACGGAGGACGTCATGGCCGGGTCAGCTTGGCCTGCATCTCGGAGCCGTCGCGCAGCTGGCGGACCTCGCGCACCCGATACGGGCTTCCCGCGATCTCCACCGTGTCGCCGGCGGCGAGGGTGAGCCAGGCGCTCGGGTACTCGAGGTGGTAGTCGCGGTTCAGTGCGAGCCCGTCGAGCGCCAGCTCATCCGGGGCGCTGAAGACGCACTGCACCGTGAGCGAGCCCACCACGACGTCGGTGAGCAGCCCGGCGCGGCCGGCGGCCTCGTAAAGATCCGTCACCTGCGTCATCACGCTGCCGTCAGCTTCACCAGCACACCGGGCCGGTGGCACATGGGCAGCGGGTTGCTCTGGGTGTGTAGGTCGGTGCCGCGGTCGAACTTGCGCGGCTCCTGCTTGGCGTAGAGCGGCAGGCCCAGGGTGTTGACCGTCTCGTTGAAGTCGGCGGGCGCGACGTAGGTGGCGAAGGTGTCGACGGTGCCGAGCGGGAAGCAGTGGGCCTCGCCCGCCGCGATGAAGCGCCGGGTGGTGCCGGAGGCGTCGCTCGCCTGGCCGCGGTACTCCTCGAAGGTGATGCCGCCGAAGGTGAAGCCGCGGCGCATGTCGTTGATCAGCACCGCGCCCTGCTGCCAGTTCTTGTAGGCCTCCTCGACCTTGGCGTGGCCGGTCAGCGCGTCGAAGAACTCGGGCGAGCACAGGCAGTGCACGCCGGTCGAGAACTCGCCCGAGAGGTTGTCCTCGATGTGGCGCAACACCTCGGCGCACTTGCCCTTGACGTTGGTGTTGGCGTTGCCGAGGACGAAGTTCACGCTCTTGGGCGTGATGCCGAACTCGGTGTAGAGATTGACCAGCGGCGTGGCATCGGCATCGAGGATCTCGCCCTTCAGCGCCCCCATGCGCAGGTGCTCCAGGGTGATGGCGTGCTTGTTGCGCATGGTCTCCAGGTGGCGGGCGAGCACGCCGGCCACGCTCTCGGTCTCGGTCTCCTGCCCGAAGCTGCGGATACCCTGGACCTCCTCGGGCAGCACCACGTCGTCGTGCGGGATGTGGGGCACGACGAAGGCGCGCATCGCCCGCTTGCCGCGCTTGCCCACGGTGCCGGGCGAGCCGGGCGGCAGGGTCGGCAGCAGGTTCAGCACGCCGTGCATCTCCTCCACCACCACCTGGCGGGTACGCACCGGCTTGATGGGGAACAGGTCCAGGGTCTCCAGCCGCCCGTAGCGGTTGGGGATCAGGTTGATGGCGGCGGTGAGGCTCGCCATCGAGAAGGCGGGATTGGAAAAGGGATTCTGCATGGTCAGGCTCCTTCACGAACGAGGATGCCGCGCGCTTCGAGGGCGGCGATGGCGGCGGACTGCTGCGCGGGCGTCAGCCCTGCGGGCCAGACCAGCGCATGGCGGGCGACGATGGCGTGGCGCGCGACGATGACCGCATCGAGGTCGGCGGCGGTGGCGTCGGCGTCGACGATCAGCACGCCGGCGGGCAGCTCGGTGCCGTCGGTGGCGGCCGGATCGAGCGCCTTCAGCTTGTTGGTGGCGGTCTCACGGCCGACGACGCTGCCCAGGACGAGGCTCTGGCCGGCGGCGACGGTGGCGAGGTCGCGCGAGTACAGGTTGGGCGCCTCGTACTTCAGCAGGTCGCCCAGGTTCATCGGTTCAACTAGGGTCGGCATGGTTCACTCCTTTCCGGTGAGGTGCTTGACCGCCTTGATCAGCGGGTTGTGTTCGGGGGATGCGCGGTGTGCGGCGTGCGCATCCGGATGGATCGCCGAGCCGATCTCGGGGCTTTGGGTGCGGGCGGCGAGCAGCGCGCGGCGGACATCGGTTTCCGAAAGACCTGCGGCCAGGAACTCGGCGGTGCGCTCCGGGCAGCCGCCGATCTGGCACAGCTCGGCGATGGCCACGGCCTCGCGCCGGTCCGCCACGGTGGTGGTGGGCGTCTCGGGCGCGGGCGCCGCGGAGGCAGCAGCGGCGACGAGCGTCGTCTCGGGGGTTTCGGGGGTCGGATCGGGGGATTGCATCGGGTCGTTCTCCTGTTTGGCGTACGCGGAACCGGGACGCGTGCGGGGGGCCGGGTTCCGCGAACGGCCCTGCGGGTTCAAGAAGGTCGCGAAGACGGCGAGCAGCTGGTCGCGGCTCGCCACGGCGTCGGCGAGCCTGCTGCCTATCGCCTGCTCGCCGAAGAAGAGCCCGGCCTCCGTGGCGCGCACGGCGTCGGGGTCCAGCCCGCGCATCGCGGCCACGTGCCCGACGAACAGGCCGTAGAGGCGGTCCACCTCCGCCTGGAGGCGCACCAAAGCCTCCTGGTCGAGCGGCTCGTGGGGCGAGAAGTCGTTCTTGTGCCGGCCGGCGGTGATCGCCGTGTAGCGATAGCCCTGCTGGGCGTCGCGGACCGACTGGTCGACGTGCATGGCGATGACCCCGACCGAGCCCACACCGCCGGTGCGCGTGACGGCGAGATGCGAGGCGGCGCAGGCGATGGCGTAGGCGGCCGAGAAGGCGGAGTCGGCGGCGATCGCCCAAACCGGTTTCACGGCATCAATCGCACGGATGCGCTCGGCGAGCTCGAACACGCCGCCCGCCTCGCCGCCGGGGGAGTCCACGTCGAGCAGAATGCCGGACACGGCAGGGTCGGCGAGCGCGGCATCCAGACGGGCGCCGATCTCGCCGTAGCTCATGAGTCCGGAGGCGGCCTCGAGGCCCAGGGTGCGGCGCACCAGCGTGCCGTGGATCGGAATCACGGCGATGCCGGGCGGTGCCGCCACCTCCGGGCTCGCGGGCATCACCGCCGGTACGGCGGCTTCCAGGTCGGGCAGACCGATGCGGGGACCGAGCACGGAGAGGATCACGTCCAGCTTCGAACGCGCGATGAGAAGCGGCGTCCCGTAGAGACGGGACGCCAGGTGTACGAACTGCATGTCAGGGTGCCTTTCGGTCTTGCGGCGGCGCCGGGTCGGAGGCCGCCGCAGGTGGGTTGCGGTCGTGGCGCGGGTCGGAATCGAAGACGAGGCCGAGTGCATCGGCGCGGGCGTTGTCGGCGGCGATCTCCCGATCCACGTCCTCGGCGTCGTAGCCGAAGGAGGACACCGCCTCCGAGCGGGACAACAGCCCCGCCCGGATCGCGGTGAGCATCGCGTTGAACTCCTTCTGCGGATCGACCCACTGCCAGCCCTGGGGAATCCACTTGCAGGCGAGCCAGGCGCGGCGCCGCGTGGCGTCCCGGGCGAAGCCGGGGAGCTCGAGTCGTCCCTCCAGCACCGCCTGCGCCATCCAGGCGCGCCACACCGGGCGGCAGAGCTGGTGGACGATGACGCCGTGCTGGATCGCCTCGCAGCGGCGGCGAAACTCCAGCAGCCCCGCGCGGATGGAGGAGTAGTTCACCTGGGTGAGGTCGCCCGTGAGCTGCTCGTAGGTGACACCCATCGCGGCGGCCACCGCGCGAAACTGCTGGCGCATGAACTCGGCGTAGGAGCCGCCCACGTCGGCCGGCTGCGAGAACTTCACGTCCTCGCCCGGTTCGAGAATCTGCAGGGTGCCCGGCTCCAGCCCCGCCAGCGCTACCCCCGAGGCATCGGCCGGCCCTTCGCCCATCAGGGCGTCCTCCGGCTGGTCACGGGTGACGAAGCCGGCGAACATGGCGGCGGTCTTCTTGCGCACCAGTTCCGCGTCGTCGTACTGATCGAGCTCGTTGAGCTTTACCAAGGCCCGCGCGAGCCAGGGCTCGCCGCGGATCTGGCCGGGACGCAAGGGCCGGAACAGATGCACGATCTCGGCGGCGGGCACGCGCACGGTCTCCATGCCGCTGCCACCGGACATGGGCGCGAGCAGTCCGTCCTCCGGGTGCGAGCGGTACAGGTGGTAGGCCACACGCCGCCCGAGCCGGTCGAACTCGATGCCGGCGCGGATCACGTTGCCGTTGTCGGCAAGGCGATTGAGCGTCACCGGCAGGTGCTCGGGCTCCAGTACCTGGACCTGGAGTGCCACCGCCAGCCCGTCCTCCGGCCGCCGGTAGCGCAGCCGAACCAGCGCCTCGCCGCCTTCGAGCATGGCGCGGCAGGCCAGGGCCTGCAGGCCGTAGAAGTCGGTGAGCCCCTGGGCATCGGCCTCCTCGGACCAGTCGCGCCAGAGGGCCTGGATCGTCTCGCGAAGGCTCGGGTCCTCGACCAGCGACTGCGGCTTGATGCCGGTGCCGATGGCGTTGGCCACGAAGGCCTCGATGCCGGCGGCCGCCCAGGCGTTCCGGCGCACCAGGTCGCGGCTCTTGGCGCGCAGCTCCGTCTGCGTCGTGAGCAGCGCGGCCACCGCGCCGGGGTTGCCCGGCATCCAGGCGAGCGCGCGTCGCCCGGAGCCCACGCCGTCGTAGGTGGGGGTCGCACCGAAGGCGAGCTTGAGGCGGCTCCAGAAGCCCATCACAAAACCTCCGGGAGAGGTTTTGGACGCGCGCCAGCGCGCCCGTCAGGGGGCAAAACAGGGATGTTTTGCATCACAGCCCCTTGCCCGTCGTGACCCGGATCTGGCGCAGCTTGGGTCGGCCCGCCTCGCGGGCGAGCGCCGCATCCACCTCGCGCAGCGCCCCGCGCAACTCGTCCACCGAGCGGTACTCCACCGTCTTGTCGCCGAAGGTGACGCGCCGCTCGCCGCGCGCCAATGCCCGCTCCAGCGCCTCGCGATCGGCCGCTGTGTAGGCCATGGTCAGACACCCGCCAATGCGGCCAGCTCGAGGACCAGCTCGGTCTGGGCCGTGTTGCCGTTCTTGAAGGCGATGCGCGCGAAGCGTCCGATGGGCCGGCCCTGGACGGTGAAGTAATCGCTGCCGCCGTTGGGTTCGTACCAGGCGACATTCGCGTCCGGATGGATGCCCGCCGCGGGCAACCAACGCACGCCGTCGATCGAGCTCTGGATCTCCATGGCTTCGTTGCGCGAGGCGGCCCCCGCCTTGCGGGCGACGACCAGCGTGTAGGGATGCCCGACGCCGAGGTCGACCGGGTCGGTGGTCACGGAGGCTGCACGCGCCAGCGCGCCGATCGTGAAGACCTCGACTCGGGAGGCGGCCACCGCGCCGGCTCCGTCGGCGGCGAGCAGTCGCCCGAACGCGTCGCAGGCGATCGGCCGTCGCTCGTCGAGACCGGTCTCCGGGTTGTGAAAAATGCCTTCGATCACGCTCATGTTCAGCTCATCCAACGACTCTTGACGACGGACCGGCGCCGGATGCGTCGGCCCGAAACGACGACGCCCCCGGAGTCGGGGGCGTCTTCTGCGGTTACGGTGTGTTCGTCCTGCTCGGGCGGTGCGGCGATGCCCAGTTGTCTTTCCATCTCGCGCCAGTGGCGCTCCTCGAAGCGGTCGAGACCGCTCGCTGCCGCGGCGGCGCGGGCGTACACGTAGCAGTCCAGCGCCTCGTTGCGCTCGCGTAGCTTCTGCCACTCGCGCACCGGAAAGCCGTTGCGGTCACGGCGGGTGATCAGCTGCTCGGCGCAGAGCTGCTGGATGTACTCGGCGTCGACCTTGGGCAAATGGACGAAGCCCGCCGGGTAGATCGGCGTGGTGCCGTCGTCGGCCACATCCGCGCTCTTGCGCAGGTTGTTGTAGAACTCGAGCTTGGCGAGCCCCACCGCCACCGAGTACACCTTGATGCCCCGGCGCAGCTTCTTGCCGCCCTGCGAGACATCGACGGCGGTGGGCGTGCCGATCAGGGCCGCGCCGCGCGGCACCCCCTTGATCGCCATCAGTCGACTGTCCCGGCAGGCGCGCACGAAGGCGTAGGCCTCCTGGGTGGCGAAGCCGGTGTCGAGCGCGAAGCGCGCCAGCGGAACCTGGTTGCCGGATTCGTGCGTCCAGGTCTCGTCGATCAGCTCGGACAGCCGCTTCCACACCGCATCCCGCGCGGTGTCGCCCATCAGCACGCGGTGCTCGACGAGCCAGGACGCCTTGCCGCGCCCGAAGGCC from Thermithiobacillus plumbiphilus includes:
- a CDS encoding head-tail joining protein translates to MTQVTDLYEAAGRAGLLTDVVVGSLTVQCVFSAPDELALDGLALNRDYHLEYPSAWLTLAAGDTVEIAGSPYRVREVRQLRDGSEMQAKLTRP
- a CDS encoding S49 family peptidase; amino-acid sequence: MQFVHLASRLYGTPLLIARSKLDVILSVLGPRIGLPDLEAAVPAVMPASPEVAAPPGIAVIPIHGTLVRRTLGLEAASGLMSYGEIGARLDAALADPAVSGILLDVDSPGGEAGGVFELAERIRAIDAVKPVWAIAADSAFSAAYAIACAASHLAVTRTGGVGSVGVIAMHVDQSVRDAQQGYRYTAITAGRHKNDFSPHEPLDQEALVRLQAEVDRLYGLFVGHVAAMRGLDPDAVRATEAGLFFGEQAIGSRLADAVASRDQLLAVFATFLNPQGRSRNPAPRTRPGSAYAKQENDPMQSPDPTPETPETTLVAAAASAAPAPETPTTTVADRREAVAIAELCQIGGCPERTAEFLAAGLSETDVRRALLAARTQSPEIGSAIHPDAHAAHRASPEHNPLIKAVKHLTGKE
- a CDS encoding phage head-tail joining protein, giving the protein MAYTAADREALERALARGERRVTFGDKTVEYRSVDELRGALREVDAALAREAGRPKLRQIRVTTGKGL
- a CDS encoding DUF6631 family protein; this translates as MSASDLDVLVPQPQVVDLAGQRLAISPLVLGELPAMLKAVQPFAQRLADEPDWLALLSDHGDALLTALAIASRQPREWVDALALDDAITLAATVFEVNADFFVRRIAPKVGDLAQRLNGRLAGLTPSPA
- a CDS encoding head decoration protein, translated to MPTLVEPMNLGDLLKYEAPNLYSRDLATVAAGQSLVLGSVVGRETATNKLKALDPAATDGTELPAGVLIVDADATAADLDAVIVARHAIVARHALVWPAGLTPAQQSAAIAALEARGILVREGA
- a CDS encoding major capsid protein, yielding MQNPFSNPAFSMASLTAAINLIPNRYGRLETLDLFPIKPVRTRQVVVEEMHGVLNLLPTLPPGSPGTVGKRGKRAMRAFVVPHIPHDDVVLPEEVQGIRSFGQETETESVAGVLARHLETMRNKHAITLEHLRMGALKGEILDADATPLVNLYTEFGITPKSVNFVLGNANTNVKGKCAEVLRHIEDNLSGEFSTGVHCLCSPEFFDALTGHAKVEEAYKNWQQGAVLINDMRRGFTFGGITFEEYRGQASDASGTTRRFIAAGEAHCFPLGTVDTFATYVAPADFNETVNTLGLPLYAKQEPRKFDRGTDLHTQSNPLPMCHRPGVLVKLTAA
- a CDS encoding DUF7210 family protein — protein: MHIELIEPHTHAGRLHSPGEILDLDEAAAQWLIERGAARPADPQPQTPIKTRKGD
- a CDS encoding DUF6441 family protein, with the protein product MKIDLVADGLLDRRRFSAWQGDTRKAIHTAVARAMRDTGKAMAERARGEMRAGFKVVKPKFLRSMHAKVFDRKAKEFPALYIGSKVPWLGIHEQGGTIRGRMLVPLLPQHRRIGRKAFARVIDALMRSGNAFFIEKNGRQILMAENIAENARPLARFRRAERERTGARRVRRGQEIPIAVLVRRVSLRKRFDLARSVRGDLPRLTAAIRKAMSKV
- a CDS encoding phage portal protein, producing the protein MGFWSRLKLAFGATPTYDGVGSGRRALAWMPGNPGAVAALLTTQTELRAKSRDLVRRNAWAAAGIEAFVANAIGTGIKPQSLVEDPSLRETIQALWRDWSEEADAQGLTDFYGLQALACRAMLEGGEALVRLRYRRPEDGLAVALQVQVLEPEHLPVTLNRLADNGNVIRAGIEFDRLGRRVAYHLYRSHPEDGLLAPMSGGSGMETVRVPAAEIVHLFRPLRPGQIRGEPWLARALVKLNELDQYDDAELVRKKTAAMFAGFVTRDQPEDALMGEGPADASGVALAGLEPGTLQILEPGEDVKFSQPADVGGSYAEFMRQQFRAVAAAMGVTYEQLTGDLTQVNYSSIRAGLLEFRRRCEAIQHGVIVHQLCRPVWRAWMAQAVLEGRLELPGFARDATRRRAWLACKWIPQGWQWVDPQKEFNAMLTAIRAGLLSRSEAVSSFGYDAEDVDREIAADNARADALGLVFDSDPRHDRNPPAAASDPAPPQDRKAP